The Tripterygium wilfordii isolate XIE 37 chromosome 5, ASM1340144v1, whole genome shotgun sequence DNA segment CGGGTCGGATCCGGTGAAGGTGGAGCTTAATCGATTAGAGAATGAAGTCAGAGGTGGGAATGGGAGCCGATCCGGAAGTTTTTGGGTCAATTAAGTTTACTTTTGGATTGATTCTGATCAATTTTTGTGATGGTCGTTAATTCTTTGGTGGTTTTGTTTGCAGACAAGGACAGAGAGCTAGGGGAAGCACAAGCTGAGATCAGGGCGCTAAGGTTATCTGAGCGTGCAAGAGAAAAGGCGGTTGAAGAGGTCattcttattttctttccattttacATTCACATTTTTCTCCGGGTTTATTTGAAAGATGGCCTGCATTTATCAGTCAGCTTAGTTACTTTTTTTTGGACTTCATTAtgatatgattttaattgttgttttggttgatttttATATGATGATTGGAAAATTGTAATTCCAGGAATATTATGCCAATATATCTAATTTATTGGGATAATGAATCAATATGTTATGGGTACATCAGAGGGTATTCTGGTTATGATGTTAGTGGGCAAAAGTCTTGCTgcatttgcaatttttttttttgataaatatggtTATTTATCATTTGTCAACATTAGATTGTATCAGGTTATTTTGTGTTTGGAATCTGAATTTCTATTGGATTACCTCTTTTATAAATATGTTCTTCTGAGTTGACTCCATAGGTGATCTTAGCATGCTTAAAGTATTTGCTTGGAAATCATGGTGTGATATGGTTTGATCACATTCATGATATATCTAGCTTATGTATCATTTGTTCCTCAACTGTTATCTCCATCTTTTTTCAGTGTTTCTGAGAAGAAAGTTTAGAAGTGAGTGACCACTAACAATTAAGGAACCTGCTCCTGTCATTGTCAGCTGTACTGTTGAATTTTTCTTGCATAAGTTGAATAGTTCCTTGGATGTAAAACATGCTTTTCTTGTTATGTATTgtgcacttaagcagtggattTAGCATCTCTTCTTTGAAGCACTTATAAGAAACAAGGAATATTGGAATAAACAGTGGACTTAACCAAGATTTTATTTTTCGAATCCTAGTTTTCTTTTAGGGGACAGAGATTGTGGAACCTGGTTCTTATGTGTGCTGactttatttggtgttctactcTTTACATATTAGCTCACTGAAGAACTTGCAAAGATGGATGAGAAGCTCAAGCTAACAGAATCTCTCTTGGAAAGCAAAGTATTGCTTTAATCCTCCAACTTCTGATTACTATCTTGCTCCATCCAGATGAAACCCAGTTTACCGAATTACAAACTCTTTGCAGAACCTTGAAATCAAGAAAATCAATGATGAGAAGAAGGCGTCCATGGCAGCTCAGTTTGCTGCCGAAGCCACTCTTCGAAGGGTTCATGCTGCTCAAAAGGATGATGATATGCCTCCAATTGAAGCCATTCTTGCCCCTCTAGAGGCTGAGCTTAAGCTTTCCAAGCAAGAGGTATTTTATGTGCTTGACTATAGCTGTGAATCTACTTTGGaaatggacttttttttttggcttaacTATTCTATCACTGTTTGTTTTTCTGGGAATCTTGCAGATGGCAAAACTTCAAGATGATAATAAAGCATTAGACCGActaacaaaatcaaaagaagcaGCTTTACTCGAAGCTGAGAGGACTGTCCAAGTTGCATTGGCTAAGGCTTCAATGGTGGATGATTTGCAAAATAGGAATCAAGAATTAATGAAACAGATAGAGATATGCCAGGTTGGTTATTATGAATGATATTCCTTTGCTTCATGGCCTTCAAACCTGGGCTATTATCTCATTATGTGTAGCATGTATAATTAGACAAAATTACATGGCATCTGTTTTTCTGTACtaggaagaaaataaaatcttagACAAGATGCATAGGCAAAAGGTTGCAGAGGTTGAAAAGCTTACTCAAACTGTACGGGAGCTGGAAGAGGCTGTTCTTGCTGGTGGTGCAGCTGCCAATGCTGTTAGGGATTACCAGCGGAAAGTTCAGGAGTTGAATGTAATGTGTCAAAAGCTTTCAAATCCCAATCTCTGCAGATTTATTTTACTGAAATTCTGTAGGAGAACTAAAAGATTGAAATGTTTGCTTTGTGTTTCTAGGAGGAAAGGAAAACTATTGACCGGGAGCTAGCCCGTGCAAAGGTAACAGCAAACAGAGTGGCCGTGGTGGTTGCAAATGAATGGAAAGATGCTAATGACAAAGTGATGCCTGTTAAGCAGTGGCTGGAAGAACGGAGATTCTTGCaggttattaatttattattgcaATTTCTTTTTGCGTCCTTCAAAATTTGAGCTCTTGTGAGTACTCAGCCTTCTAACTTTTATTATTGTTCTTTCTAACTATCATTAAAATTCTGTTTTTCAGGGAGAAATGCAGCAACTCCGTGACAAGCTTGCTATAACTGAGCGAGCGGCGAAGTCTGAAGCTCAGCTGAAAGTAACACTACGACTTTTTAACTTATTATTTGGTTGTTGGCTGTTGTATTGCTCTTGTTGCTGAAaatttaacttttttcttttatttatcaGGAAAAGTACCTACTAAGGCTAAGAGTGCTAGAAGAGAGTTTGAGAGGAACTTCTAACAGTTGTAATCGTGGTACCACAGAAGGAAGAAGTATAAGCAATGGACCTTCTCGTCGCCAGTCCTTGGGTGGAGTTGATAACATCTCAAAGTTAACTGCAAATGGATTTCTATCCAGAAGAATGCCAACCTCTCAGTTGAGATCTTTGTCATCCAGCACTAGCACAGTGTTGAAGCATGCCAAAGGGACATCAAAATCATTTGACGGAGGCACAAGATCGTTAGACAGGAGTAAAGCGCTTCTAAATGGAGCTAGCTTGCATAAATCTTTCAACCAGTCTAGCGGGGGAAGTAAGGATAGTGAAGCAACTAATACCTGGAAAGGAAATGCAGATGACAAGCCCAATGAGTTTCCAATGCCAGATACTGAGGATAATGTGCCAGGAGTGTTGTACGATTTGCTGCAGAAAGAGGTTGTAGCTTTAAGGAAAGCTGGTCATGAAAAAGATCAAATCCTCAAAGATAAAGATGATGCTATTGAGGTTGATATTCTTGTCCTCTCTCTGatgcttctcttctcttttcgtCGAAAACTTCTTGCTATAtctcattttcattatttttctttcagatGTTGGCAAAGAAGGTGGAAACATTGACTAAAGCAATGGAGATTGAGGCGAAGAAGATGAGAAGAGAAGTGGCTGCCATGGAGAAGGAGGTGGCCGCCATGCGTGTGGAGAAAGATCATGAGAACAGGGCTAAGCGATATGGTAGTTCCAAGGGACCTGCCAATTCTAGTCAGATGCTTCCTGGAAGGtacttatattaaaatttttgttGTGTACTGCTCCTGGACAGAATTAGTTCTATGACTACCTCTATGTATATATTACTTGCCTTCTATTGATTACATGAATAGTGTCAATAATTTGATGTGAGGTTTGTTGCTCCACTGGCCTTCAAAATCTTGA contains these protein-coding regions:
- the LOC119998820 gene encoding microtubule-associated protein 70-1-like is translated as MAEFSGDGGGWTGELTSCGNGTPTVAPLTLSASFKEGGSKGSSRRRPVRPSFDADNEFITLLHGSDPVKVELNRLENEVRDKDRELGEAQAEIRALRLSERAREKAVEELTEELAKMDEKLKLTESLLESKNLEIKKINDEKKASMAAQFAAEATLRRVHAAQKDDDMPPIEAILAPLEAELKLSKQEMAKLQDDNKALDRLTKSKEAALLEAERTVQVALAKASMVDDLQNRNQELMKQIEICQEENKILDKMHRQKVAEVEKLTQTVRELEEAVLAGGAAANAVRDYQRKVQELNEERKTIDRELARAKVTANRVAVVVANEWKDANDKVMPVKQWLEERRFLQGEMQQLRDKLAITERAAKSEAQLKEKYLLRLRVLEESLRGTSNSCNRGTTEGRSISNGPSRRQSLGGVDNISKLTANGFLSRRMPTSQLRSLSSSTSTVLKHAKGTSKSFDGGTRSLDRSKALLNGASLHKSFNQSSGGSKDSEATNTWKGNADDKPNEFPMPDTEDNVPGVLYDLLQKEVVALRKAGHEKDQILKDKDDAIEMLAKKVETLTKAMEIEAKKMRREVAAMEKEVAAMRVEKDHENRAKRYGSSKGPANSSQMLPGRNVSRSGLTRSTQ